TAGGGCTGCAGCGCGTCCGCGACCTGCATCGCCAGCTCACGCGTCGGCGTGAGGATGACGGCGCGCGGCTTGCGCTTCTCGGTCGTGCCGCCGGCCAGCGTGGCCAGGGTCGGCAGACCGAAGGAGAGGGTCTTGCCGGAGCCGGTGCGGCCACGGCCGAGGATGTCCTTGCCGGCCAGGGCGTCCGGGATGGTCGCGGCCTGGATCGGGAAGGGGCTGGTCACACCGTTCTGCGCGAGCTTGCGCACGATGCCCTCGGGAAGCCCGAGGTCGCCGAAGGTCTGCTCGGGGGTCTCGGCCTCCACGGCTTCCTCCTCCACAGCCTCTACGGCCTCCACGATCTCGGCCTCGGCTTCGGTGAGTTCTGCGGCGTCGATGTCGATGACGTCGGTGAGCTCGATCGGCTCGTCGTTGCTCTCGGGCACGACGGCGTGATCAGTACTGGAAATGGACATGCGAATGCGAAACCTTCCGGAGTCTCCTCGGCACGCGCCCGTCAACTCCGTGTTCGCATCGCTTTACGACCGCCTCTATGCGGTCCGCCACGGCAAGGGAGAGTACGCGCCACACGGCGCGCTCTGTGGTGGCGCCGGGCAAATGGGATCAAACGATCTACTACCATACTCACCCTTGCCACCGAAGGCAAACCGAGCCCCATAACCGCAGCTCAGCAGCCATCCGGGTCCTGCGCCCTGCCGTTCCGAGGTCCACTCCCGGACTGGCCTAAGGTCGCCCCTGAGGTCGACCGTGAGGTCCCGTCCCGGGCCGGTCCGAGGTCCCACCGGCCCTAGGCCAGCGACCCCGCCCAGGCCACGCCCGGGCCGGCGAACCCCCTAGACCGGCGAAGCCGCCTCGGGCGCCGCTTCCGGAGCCGGCTCCCGCTCCGCCAACTGCGGCGCCGTCCCCCCGCCGTCCTCGTGCGCCGAGGCCGACGGCTCGGCGACCGTCGGCTCCGGGGAGGGCGACGGCGGCTCCGGCGACGGCACGGGCGGCTCCGGGTCCGGCGAGCGGGTGGGCGCCGTCGGCTGCGCCTTGGTCGGCGTGGGCGCCCCCGGCTTGTCGGTCCTCCCCGGCTTCACCGCCCCCGCCGAGGCCGACGCGCTCGCACCGGCCGACGGCGCGGCCGAGGCGGATGCCGACGCGCTCGCCTTCGCCGCGTCACCCTTCCCGTGCCCGTGCTTGCCGTCGCCGCCCGCCGCGCCCATCCCGAAGCCGCCGCCCACGCCCGCCGAACCCCCGTCCGGCGCCTCACCGGCCTGCTGCCCCGCCGAGTGCGACGGCTTGACCCGGCCGCCCTCCTCGTCCCCCACGCTCATGCAGCCGGCGGCCGCGGCGACGGCCATGACCGTCACGGCCAGACGAACGGGTACGTACAAGGGGCGCACGGGGCCACCTCCGGTGCAGGCGTATGGAGTCGACGTGCCCAACTCCCGCCGCCCACAAGAAGACACGCCCGGGACACGCGCCCCCACCGGACGCCTCGCCGGACTCCGCACCGGACATCCCGCCGGACGCCTCAGCCGTACCCCAGCGCGTGCAGCCGCGCGTCGTCGATGCCGAAGTGATGGGCGATCTCGTGCACCACCGTCACCTCGGTCTCCGCCACGACCTCCTCCCGCGACCCGCACATCCGCAGCGTGGGCCCCCGGTAGATCGTGATCCGGTCCGGCAGCACCCCCGCGTACCACTCCCCGCGATCCGTCAGCGGAGTCCCCTCGTAGAGCCCGAGCAGCTCGGGATCGTCCGCCGGCGGCTCGTCCTCGACGAACACCGCGACGTTGTCCATCAGCCGCGTCAACTCCGGCGGAATCCGGTCCAGCGCCTCGGCGACCAGTTCCTCGAACTCCTCACGCGTCATCTCCAGCACAGGCCCATTGTCCGGTACGAGGCCGCCGTACGAAGGGTCCGAACCGTTCGCATACCAGCGCCCGGACCGGGGCATACGGCACCAATGGCCCGCGCCCGCGTCCCCGCCGCAGCCCTGAACCGCCTCAAGCGCCGCAACAGCACCAAGAACAGGATCAGGAACAGCAGCAGGACGGTCCCCGAACTCGCCGCCCGGCCAGGCCCCTGGGCCCGCGCCTTCGGGCTGACCGCCGTCGTCCTGTTCGGCGCCTGGCTCGGGCTGCTGATCGTCGGCGACGTCCGCGTGCCCGTCGGCCCCATGGACACGACCATGACCCTGCGCCCGTCCGTCACCGGCGGCACGAAGATCAACGTCTCCCCGCTCGGCGCGCTCACCCTGGACAGCCACCACGCCCCGGTCCGCCTCGACGTGAACGTCGACCAGCTCGACCCGGTCCGCGCCCAGGCCCTCGTCGACCACCCCGAACGCCTCTCCGGCCTCCAGGACGAGATCGTCCGCGACGTCGAACACGGCACCCTCGACCTGGCACTCCGCTCCTGCGTCGCCGTCGTCTCCGGCGCCACCGCCCTCGGCCTCGCCGTCTACCGCCGCCCCCGCCGCGCCCTCGCCGCCGGCGGCCTCGCCCTCACCCTCCTGGGCGCCTCGGGCGCGACCGCGTACGCCACCTGGAACCCCAACTCGGTGCTGGAACCGCGCTTCTCGGGCCTGCTGTCCTCGGCGCCCTCCATCGTCGGCAACGCGCGCAGCATCGTCACCGAGTTCGACGTCTACCAGCGGGAACTCGCCCGCCTGGTCACCAACGTGACCAAGCTCTACGACGTCACCTCCACGCTCCCCGCCTACCAGCCGGACCCGACGACCGTCCGCGTCCTGCACGTGTCCGACATCCACCTCAACCCCGCGAGCTGGAAGATCATCGCCTCGCTCGTCGAGCAGTACAAGGTCAACGTGATCGTCGACTCCGGCGACACCATGGACCACGGCACGGCGGCGGAGAACGGCTTCCTGGACCCCATCGCCCACCTGGGCGCGCCGTACGTCTGGGTCAGGGGCAACCACGACTCCCTCGTCACCCAGCGCTACCTGGCGGGCATGAAGAACGTGCACGTCCTCGACGACGGCCGCGCGGTCACCGTCGCCGGGCTGCGCTTCGCGGGCATCGGCGACCCCCAGTTCACCCCCGACCGCTCCACCGTGCCGGGCGCCGCCGAGACCCAGGAGGCGGCGGGCGCCCGGCTGGCGGCCGCCCTGCGCGCCCAGCAGGCCGCCGGCACCCCGGCCGACGTGGCCGTCGCCCACGAGCCCTCCGCCGCCCGCGGCACGGACGGCGCGGTGCCGCTCGTCCTGGCCGGCCACCTCCACCACGAGGAGATGGAGGTCATGAAGCAGGGCACCCGGCTGCGCGTCGAGGGCTCGACCGGCGGCAGCGGCCTGCGCGCCGTCGAGGGCAAGTACCCCGACCCCATCGAGGCGTCGATCCTCTACTTCGACCGCGACACCCGCCGCCTCCAGGCCTGGGACGAGATCAAACTCGGCGGCCTGGGCCTGACGACGGCCGAGGTCAGCCGCCACCTCCCGAAGGAGAACCAACCGGGCGCCGACAAGTCGCCGTCCCCCGAGTCCCCCACCCCGAGCCCCGCCCCCACTCCTTCCCCCAGCACCGCCGAAACCGCCGCCGGAACCCCGTCCCGAACCCCCTCCAGGACGGCCCGGTAAACCGTTTTGGCGATACCCCCCGCCATCCCATATGCTCATGACGTCCCCGACGCGCTGAGAAGCGCCCAGGCGGGCCGATAGCCCTCATCGTCTAGCGGCCTAGGACGCCGCCCTTTCAAGGCGGTAGCACGGGTTCGAATCCCGTTGGGGGCACGCAACACCGTGTGCGACACTGTCGTACGCAACAGCTGGGTCCTGTGGAGCAGTTTGGAGTGCTCGCCACCCTGTCAAGGTGGAGGCCGCGGGTTCAAATCCCGTCAGGACCGCTGAGGTTTCCGTTTCACGTGAAACCTCGTGGCTGGGTAGCTCAGTTGGTACGAGCGATCGCCTGAAAAGCGATAGGTCGCCGGTTCGACCCCGGCCCCAGCCACCAGAACGAAAACCCCCTCCGGGCAACTGGAGGGGGTTTTCGTCGCTCCGCGTCAGGTGAGGCGGCCCCAAAAGCGCTCGCCCCTTCTTTCGCCAAGATGAGATCCTGGATCGCGTATGTCTACGCACCCCGCCCCCGGCGCCTCTGCCCCGGGAACCCCCGCCCTCGGCGCTCTCGCCCCCCGCCTGGCCGAGCTGTCTCTGCGCGACGCGCATCGGCTCGGGCGCAGGCTCGAAGGCGCGCGCAGGATCCGCAAGCCGGAGGCCCGTGCCGCCGTCCTCGCCGAGATCGAGGCGGAGGTCGCGCAGGTCGAGGAGCGGATGACGCTGCGGCGCAGCCGTGTGCCCGCCGTCTCGTACCCCGAGCAGCTCCCGGTCAGCCAGAAGAAGGACGATATCGCGGCCGCCATCCGTGATCACCAGGTCGTCATCGTCGCCGGTGAGACGGGGTCCGGCAAGACGACCCAGATCCCGAAGATCTGTCTCGAGCTGGGTCGTGGCGTGCGCGGGATGATCGGGCACACCCAGCCCCGTCGCATCGCCGCCCGTACGGTCGCCGAGCGGGTCGCCGAGGAGCTGCGGACGCCGCTCGGTGAGGCCGTCGGCTGGAAGGTGCGGTTCACCGACCAGGTGAACCCGGACGCCACCTTCGTGAAGCTGATGACGGACGGCATCCTGCTCGCGGAGATCCAGACCGACCGTGAGCTGCGCGCGTACGACACGATCATCATCGACGAGGCCCACGAGCGGTCCCTCAACATCGACTTCCTGCTGGGCTACCTCGCCCAGTTGCTGCCGCGCCGGCCGGACCTCAAGGTCGTCATCACCTCCGCGACCATCGACCCGGAGCGTTTCTCCCGGCACTTCGGCGACGCCCCGATCGTCGAGGTCAGCGGGCGGACGTATCCGGTGGAGGTGCGTTACCGACCGCTCCTCGAAGACGAGTCCGACGACGCCGACCGGGATCAGATCACCGCGATCTGCGATGCCGTGGAGGAGCTCCAGGCCGAGGGGCAGGGCGACATCCTCGTCTTCCTCTCCGGTGAGCGGGAGATCCGGGACACCGCGGACGCGCTGGAGAAGAAGAGATACCGGTTCACCGAGGTACTGCCTCTCTACGCCCGGCTGTCGCACGCCGAGCAGCACCGGGTGTTCCAGCAGCACACGGGCCGCAGGATCGTTCTGGCGACGAACGTGGCCGAGACGTCCCTGACCGTCCCGGGCATCAAGTACGTCATCGACCCCGGCTTCGCCCGGATCAGCCGCTACAGCCACCGCACCAAGGTCCAGCGGCTGCCCATCGAGGCGGTCTCGCAGGCCAGCGCCAACCAGCGCAAGGGCCGCTGCGGCCGGACCAGCGACGGCATCTGCATCCGGCTGTACGACGAGGACGACTTCGTCGCCCGCCCGGAGTTCACGGACGCGGAGATCCTCCGGACGAACCTGGCGAGCGTCATCCTCCAGATGACGGCGGCCGGGCTCGGCGAGATCGAGAAGTTCCCGTTCATCGACCCGCCGGACCACCGCAACATCCGTGACGGCGTGCAGCTCCTCCAGGAGCTGAACGCGCTGGACCCGACCGAGAAGGACCCGCGCAAGCGGCTCACGCCGACCGGCCGCAAGCTGGCCCAGTTGCCCGTAGATCCGCGGCTGGCCCGGATGGTCCTGGAGGCCGAGAAGAACGGCTGTGTCCGCGAGGTCATGGTGATAGCCGCCGCGCTGTCCATCCAGGACCCGCGCGAGCGGCCGGCCGACAAGCAGACGCAGGCCGACCAGCAGCACGCCCGTTTCAAGGACGAGACCAGCGACTTCCTCGCGTATCTCAACCTGTGGCGGTACGTCCGCGAGCAGCAGAAGGAGCGAGGGTCCTCCTCCTTCCGGCGGATGTGCAAGCAGGAGTACCTGAACTTCCTGCGCATCCGTGAGTGGCAGGACATCTACTCGCAGTTGCGCACGGTCGCCAAGCAGATGGGGATCCATCCGAACGAGGAGGACGCGGCCGAGCAGAGTGTCCACGTCTCCCTCCTCGCCGGTCTGCTCTCGCACATCGGCATGAAGGACGTGAAGGACGGCAACAAGAACGAGTATCTGGGCGCGCGGAGCGCCAAGTTCGCGCTCTTCCCGGGCTCGGCCCTGTTCAAGAAGCAGCCCCGGTTCGTCATGTCCGCGGAGTTGGTGGAGACGTCCCGTCTCTGGGCGCGGGTCAACGCGAAGATCGAGCCGGAGTGGGTGGAGCCGCTCGCCGGGCATCTCCTGAAGCGGACGTACAGCGAGCCGCGCTGGGAGAAGGACCAGGCGGCCGTGATGGCGGACGAGAAGGTCACGCTGTACGGCGTGCCGATCATCGCCCAGCGGAAGGTCAACTACGGCCGGATCGACCCGGAGACCTCCCGCGAGCTGTTCATCCGCAACGCGCTCGTCGAGGGCGACTGGCGCACGCACCACAAGTTCTTCGCCGACAACCGCCGGCTCCTCAGCGAGGTCGAGGAGCTGGAGCACCGGGCGCGGCGGCGGGACATCGTCGTCGACGACGACACGCTGTTCGACTTCTACGAGCAGCGGGTGCCCGAACACGTGGTGTCCGGCGCGCACTTCGACTCCTGGTGGAAGCACAAGCGGCACGAGCAGCCCGATTTCCTGGACTTCGAGCGGGAGATGCTCATCCGGGAGTCGGCGGAGGCGGTCACGAAGGCCGACTATCCGGACGCGTGGCGGCAGGGTCCGCTGAAGTTCCCGGTCACGTACCAGTTCGAGCCGGGCGCGGACGCGGACGGTGTGACCGTCCACATCCCGCTCCAGGTGCTCAACCAGGTCACGGACGAGGGATTCGACTGGCAGATCCCGGGTCTGCGGGAGGAGGTCGTCACGGAGCTGATCCGTTCCCTGCCGAAGCCGATCCGCCGCAACTACGTGCCGGCGCCGAACTTCGCGCAGCGTTTCCTGGGCCAGGCGGCGCCGCTCCAAGGGCCGCTCACGACGGCGATGGCCCGCGATCTGAAGCGCATGGTCGGTGTCCCCTTCGAGGCGGACGACTTCGACTGGTCGCGGCTCCCCGACCACCTGAAGATCACCTTCCGGATCGTCGACGAGCGGCGCCGCAAGCTGGCCGAGGACAAGGACCTGGAGTCCCTGAAGCTCCGGCTGAAGCCGAAGGCGAGGCAGGCCATCTCGCAGGCCGCCGCGGCCACCGCCGAACGGCAGGGCGGCGAGTCCCTGGAGCGTTCGGGCCTGACGGACTGGACGATCGGCGCGCTCACCCGCGTCTTCGAGACCCGCCGCGCCGGCCAACCGGTGAGGGCGTACCCGGCGCTGGTCGACGACGGACCGACGGCGAACACGGTGTCCGTACGCCTCTTCGACACGGAGGCGGAGCAGGCGGAGGCGATGTGGAAGGGCACCCGCCGGCTGATCCTGCGCAACATCCCGGTCAACCCGGCAAAGTTCGCATCCGAGAAGTTGACGAACGCTCAGAAGATCGCGCTGTCGGCGAATCCGCACGGTTCCATCCAGGCTCTGTTCGACGACTGCGCGATGGCGGCGGCGGACCGGCTGATCGCCGACTTCGGCGGTCCGGCGTGGGACGAGGAGTCGTTCCGGAAGCTGTACGACAAGGTGCGCGCGGAGATCGTCGACACGACGGTGCGGACGGTCGGGCAGGTGCAGCAGGTGCTGGCCGCCTGGCAGGCCTGTGAGCGCCGTCTGAAGGGCGTACGCAGCCCCGTGCTCCTGGCGAACCTCACGGACGTACGGGGGCAGTTGGACGCCCTGGTGAAGCCCGGTTTCGTGACGTGGGCGGGCCTGCGCCGGCTGCCCGACCTCATGCGCTACCTGGTGGCGGTGGACCGGCGCCTGCAGCAGATGCCGACCGGCGTGCAGCGGGACACCAGCCGCATGGAGAAGGTCCACGAGATGCAGGACGAGTACGCCTGGCTCCTGGAACAGCTCCCCCCGGGCCGGCCGGTGCCGTCCTCGGTGCTGGACATCCGCTGGATGATCGAGGAGCTGCGGGTCAGCTACTTCGCGCACGCGCTGGGCACGGCGTACGCGGTCTCCGACAAGCGGATCGTGAAGGCGATCGACGCGGCGGTGCCGTAACGGATCCCGTACGGAGGGTGAGTTCGACCAGCAGGCTCACCCTCCTGTACAGTCCTTCTCGCAGCACAACGCAACATCAAGTGCCGCGAAAACCTGGTCCTGTGGAGCAGTTTGGAGTGCTCGCCACCCTGTCAAGGTGGAGGCCGCGGGTTCAAATCCCGTCAGGACCGCAGTAACAGAGAGCCCGGATCTTCGGATCCGGGCTCTCTGCGTTCCCCGACGCGCCCTTGACGGCGTCGCGTCCGGCCCGGTACCCAGATCTCAGGGACCGCCCCCGCACAGCCCGCGAGCGTCGACGCCCAACTCCCCTTTAGCGCACATGGGTCAGCGGCGACAAGGCTTCCGGCATGTGACAGGTGTCACCGCATGAGTTTCGAAAACCCGGGTTCTTACCGGTCGCCTACAACTGGTCAATTTTATATGTGCAATTGCACCACTCGGTAGGAAGTCCGGAGGAAGTCCGGGAGATGCCCCCAGGAACCCTCCCAGAGCCTCCCCAGACTCCGACAAGGTCGCTCACAGAGTCACCTGATACGACCTGATGCGACCACGAAGAGCGGCCCTCAGCGGCCTCAGGCAGTCCCAAGCGGTCTCAAGCGGTCTCAAGTGGCACCAGGCGCACAAAAAAAGATCGCGCTGGACCCGGCGGAGTCCAGCGCGATCGACGACGTTCCCAGTGGGCGAGGGGCCTGTTGGGG
The Streptomyces sp. NBC_01485 genome window above contains:
- a CDS encoding metallopeptidase family protein, whose translation is MLEMTREEFEELVAEALDRIPPELTRLMDNVAVFVEDEPPADDPELLGLYEGTPLTDRGEWYAGVLPDRITIYRGPTLRMCGSREEVVAETEVTVVHEIAHHFGIDDARLHALGYG
- a CDS encoding metallophosphoesterase family protein translates to MARARVPAAALNRLKRRNSTKNRIRNSSRTVPELAARPGPWARAFGLTAVVLFGAWLGLLIVGDVRVPVGPMDTTMTLRPSVTGGTKINVSPLGALTLDSHHAPVRLDVNVDQLDPVRAQALVDHPERLSGLQDEIVRDVEHGTLDLALRSCVAVVSGATALGLAVYRRPRRALAAGGLALTLLGASGATAYATWNPNSVLEPRFSGLLSSAPSIVGNARSIVTEFDVYQRELARLVTNVTKLYDVTSTLPAYQPDPTTVRVLHVSDIHLNPASWKIIASLVEQYKVNVIVDSGDTMDHGTAAENGFLDPIAHLGAPYVWVRGNHDSLVTQRYLAGMKNVHVLDDGRAVTVAGLRFAGIGDPQFTPDRSTVPGAAETQEAAGARLAAALRAQQAAGTPADVAVAHEPSAARGTDGAVPLVLAGHLHHEEMEVMKQGTRLRVEGSTGGSGLRAVEGKYPDPIEASILYFDRDTRRLQAWDEIKLGGLGLTTAEVSRHLPKENQPGADKSPSPESPTPSPAPTPSPSTAETAAGTPSRTPSRTAR
- the hrpA gene encoding ATP-dependent RNA helicase HrpA translates to MSTHPAPGASAPGTPALGALAPRLAELSLRDAHRLGRRLEGARRIRKPEARAAVLAEIEAEVAQVEERMTLRRSRVPAVSYPEQLPVSQKKDDIAAAIRDHQVVIVAGETGSGKTTQIPKICLELGRGVRGMIGHTQPRRIAARTVAERVAEELRTPLGEAVGWKVRFTDQVNPDATFVKLMTDGILLAEIQTDRELRAYDTIIIDEAHERSLNIDFLLGYLAQLLPRRPDLKVVITSATIDPERFSRHFGDAPIVEVSGRTYPVEVRYRPLLEDESDDADRDQITAICDAVEELQAEGQGDILVFLSGEREIRDTADALEKKRYRFTEVLPLYARLSHAEQHRVFQQHTGRRIVLATNVAETSLTVPGIKYVIDPGFARISRYSHRTKVQRLPIEAVSQASANQRKGRCGRTSDGICIRLYDEDDFVARPEFTDAEILRTNLASVILQMTAAGLGEIEKFPFIDPPDHRNIRDGVQLLQELNALDPTEKDPRKRLTPTGRKLAQLPVDPRLARMVLEAEKNGCVREVMVIAAALSIQDPRERPADKQTQADQQHARFKDETSDFLAYLNLWRYVREQQKERGSSSFRRMCKQEYLNFLRIREWQDIYSQLRTVAKQMGIHPNEEDAAEQSVHVSLLAGLLSHIGMKDVKDGNKNEYLGARSAKFALFPGSALFKKQPRFVMSAELVETSRLWARVNAKIEPEWVEPLAGHLLKRTYSEPRWEKDQAAVMADEKVTLYGVPIIAQRKVNYGRIDPETSRELFIRNALVEGDWRTHHKFFADNRRLLSEVEELEHRARRRDIVVDDDTLFDFYEQRVPEHVVSGAHFDSWWKHKRHEQPDFLDFEREMLIRESAEAVTKADYPDAWRQGPLKFPVTYQFEPGADADGVTVHIPLQVLNQVTDEGFDWQIPGLREEVVTELIRSLPKPIRRNYVPAPNFAQRFLGQAAPLQGPLTTAMARDLKRMVGVPFEADDFDWSRLPDHLKITFRIVDERRRKLAEDKDLESLKLRLKPKARQAISQAAAATAERQGGESLERSGLTDWTIGALTRVFETRRAGQPVRAYPALVDDGPTANTVSVRLFDTEAEQAEAMWKGTRRLILRNIPVNPAKFASEKLTNAQKIALSANPHGSIQALFDDCAMAAADRLIADFGGPAWDEESFRKLYDKVRAEIVDTTVRTVGQVQQVLAAWQACERRLKGVRSPVLLANLTDVRGQLDALVKPGFVTWAGLRRLPDLMRYLVAVDRRLQQMPTGVQRDTSRMEKVHEMQDEYAWLLEQLPPGRPVPSSVLDIRWMIEELRVSYFAHALGTAYAVSDKRIVKAIDAAVP